One Natrinema halophilum genomic window carries:
- a CDS encoding DUF7565 family protein — MAWECGIDGCGSVFEDVESTVVHQATDHKRRECEVCGTVVPDGYLAIRHAFTEHSRAEYVRAYGASSEAVREREELLEEIESVADMQTIAAELKR; from the coding sequence ATGGCCTGGGAATGTGGCATCGACGGTTGTGGATCGGTATTCGAGGACGTCGAATCGACCGTTGTGCATCAGGCGACGGACCACAAGCGTCGAGAGTGTGAAGTCTGTGGCACAGTCGTCCCCGACGGCTACCTCGCAATTCGCCACGCCTTCACCGAGCACAGCCGCGCCGAGTACGTCCGCGCGTACGGTGCTAGCTCCGAGGCAGTCCGAGAACGCGAAGAGCTACTCGAGGAAATCGAATCGGTCGCAGATATGCAAACGATCGCGGCCGAACTAAAACGATAG